A single Drosophila mauritiana strain mau12 unplaced genomic scaffold, ASM438214v1 Y_36, whole genome shotgun sequence DNA region contains:
- the LOC117150146 gene encoding uncharacterized protein LOC117150146: protein MEFDGSLCARNWVTQFQNIGKIYNLDDGCMHMLLIAKLKGNAQRWLHASATRILESTDQLCEQLILTFEVKMSKGELRNAFQKREWHPDEKFAVYFEDKVMLANDINIDLEELLESIIEGIPAPALRNQARIQCFSEPMQILRAFSEVRLPKHKTGSSSSKRLTGGGAANKDLRCANCNSKGHFARECLKPKREPGSCYACGAFGHFVGQCPERKSANINNYNAS from the exons ATGGAGTTTGACGGCAGCTTATGTGCGCGCAATTGGGTCACGCAGTTTCAGAACATCGGAAAGATTTACAATTTGGACGACGGATGCATGCACATGCTGCTAATTGCCAAACTAAAAGGAAACGCACAGCGCTGGCTGCACGCAAGCGCCACACGCATCCTAGAATCGACCGACCAGCTGTGCGAACAGTTAATTTTGACATTCGAGGTCAAGATGTCAAAAGGGGAACTGAGGAACGCATTTCAAAAACGCGAATGGCATCCGGATGAGAAATTTGCTGTTTACTTCGAGGACAAGGTGATGCTGGCCAACGACATCAACATCGATCTAGAGGAGCTCCTGGAAAGCATCATTGAAGGAATCCCAGCACCAGCGTTGCGCAACCAGGCGCGCATACAGTGTTTCTCCGAGCCGATGCAAATTCTGCGGGCTTTCTCGGAAGTCCGTCTGCCGAAGCACAAAACAGGGAGCAGTTCATCAAAGCGCCTTACTGGAGGAGGTGCAGCCAATAAGGACTTACGTTGTGCCAATTGCAACTCCAAAGGGCACTTCGCCAGGGAGTGTCTCAAGCCAAAGAGGGAGCCCGGATCCTGCTATGCCTGTGGGGCATTTGGACACTTCGTCGGACAATGCCCGGAGCGCAAGAGCGCCAATATCAACAATTAT AATGCCTCATAG